From the Montipora capricornis isolate CH-2021 chromosome 2, ASM3666992v2, whole genome shotgun sequence genome, one window contains:
- the LOC138038598 gene encoding uncharacterized protein, protein MALSKFAAGDVKNAEESAFKSSSSGANVILDDQFLSPLSRGNDISIPEIGIQQYHSETDRHNQLNPPPDNQTMCASLRKTTMKISSCGGIPRKLSDVGAVSIPDKDKLRPDERDTMRRKRSLSLDPQILLQWATTHNDIDTLKSLLESTTLDVNQPGVDGFYPLHRAASTGSLQCLQYLVTKGAQLEVRDNDGSSPLDAAVSEGEFDCARFLIEKGANISDIRDGFTDKDLIKVRRIKRAMTIM, encoded by the coding sequence GGCAAATGTAATCTTAGACGATCAATTCTTGTCGCCGTTAAGTAGGGGCAATGACATCTCGATACCCGAGATTGGTATCCAGCAATATCATTCGGAAACAGATAGGCACAATCAACTGAACCCTCCACCGGATAATCAAACGATGTGCGCGAGCTTGCGGAAAACAACGATGAAGATCTCATCCTGCGGCGGGATTCCAAGAAAGCTTAGTGACGTGGGGGCAGTCAGCATCCCTGATAAAGACAAGCTAAGGCCAGACGAGAGAGATACGATGAGAAGAAAGCGAAGCTTATCACTCGATCCACAGATCCTACTTCAGTGGGCAACCACACACAACGACATAGACACATTAAAAAGTTTATTAGAGAGTACAACCTTAGACGTAAATCAGCCTGGAGTGGACGGATTTTATCCCTTGCATCGAGCAGCAAGCACAGGTAGTCTCCAATGTCTGCAATATCTCGTAACAAAAGGCGCGCAGCTTGAGGTTCGCGACAACGATGGTTCGTCGCCGTTAGATGCTGCAGTTAGCGAAGGGGAATTCGACTGCGCACGGTTTCTCATCGAGAAAGGTGCAAATATCAGTGATATTAGAGATGGTTTCACTGACAAGGATTTGATAAAGGTGCGGAGGATCAAGCGAGCGATGACAATAATGTAG